Proteins encoded together in one Desulfovibrio sp. UCD-KL4C window:
- the rpsE gene encoding 30S ribosomal protein S5, producing the protein MEQNDLGLIEKIVYLNRVAKVVKGGRRFSFSALVVVGDGKGQVGFGLGKANEVPEAIRKASERARKDMISVPLLDGTLPYEVLGRYGAGRVMLKPASKGTGIIAGGPVRAVLEVVGVHDILTKAIGTNNPHNVLRATIAGLASLRSADEVSQLRGKKVVTPRK; encoded by the coding sequence ATGGAACAGAATGATCTGGGTCTGATTGAAAAAATCGTTTATCTCAACCGAGTTGCTAAAGTCGTAAAAGGCGGTAGAAGGTTCTCCTTCAGTGCCCTGGTTGTGGTAGGTGACGGTAAAGGTCAAGTCGGTTTTGGACTTGGTAAGGCTAACGAAGTTCCTGAAGCTATTAGAAAAGCTTCAGAAAGAGCACGGAAGGATATGATTTCCGTTCCTCTTCTTGATGGAACACTTCCTTACGAAGTGCTGGGCCGTTATGGTGCAGGACGCGTTATGCTCAAACCCGCTTCAAAGGGTACCGGAATTATTGCCGGTGGACCTGTTCGTGCGGTACTTGAAGTTGTAGGCGTTCACGATATCCTTACTAAGGCTATCGGCACTAATAATCCGCATAATGTACTTCGCGCGACTATCGCCGGGCTTGCTTCTCTGCGTAGCGCAGACGAAGTTTCTCAGCTTCGCGGGAAGAAAGTTGTGACTCCCAGAAAGTAG
- a CDS encoding selenium metabolism-associated LysR family transcriptional regulator, producing the protein MDLRRLEAFCKVYECKSFSKAGRELFLSQPTISAHISTLEEELDVQLFDRLGRSILPTQAGDVLYRNAKNIYDLIGKAHSEINLLRDKVVGDLDIGGSTIPSHYLLPGILYEYCKKYPDVRVHLSVGDTSEILSRIRCGELIAGVVGATSEAPNIDFVPIMRDELVIVAPPVLVKNYEGIVDIQQLAELPWVMREEGSGTRKALEAGLSEIGTSIRDLNVTVWVESTQAVVQCVKAGLGISVTSRLAAQSLIDSGELVHISGLPLNLERSFYLAHLSGRDFFPAVCYFIEHIKNSTFSF; encoded by the coding sequence ATGGACTTACGAAGACTTGAAGCTTTTTGTAAGGTTTACGAATGTAAAAGTTTTTCTAAGGCTGGAAGAGAATTATTTCTTTCACAGCCTACAATTAGTGCTCATATTTCGACTCTTGAAGAAGAACTTGATGTACAGCTTTTTGACAGATTGGGAAGATCTATTTTGCCGACTCAGGCAGGAGATGTGCTATATCGAAATGCTAAAAATATTTATGACCTGATTGGAAAAGCACATTCTGAAATTAATTTGCTTCGTGATAAAGTTGTGGGTGATTTAGATATCGGAGGAAGTACAATACCTTCGCATTATCTTTTACCTGGTATTTTATATGAATATTGTAAAAAATATCCTGATGTTCGAGTTCATCTCTCTGTTGGCGACACTTCTGAAATTTTAAGCAGGATTCGTTGCGGTGAACTGATTGCCGGAGTCGTCGGCGCAACAAGTGAAGCTCCAAATATTGATTTTGTTCCCATTATGAGAGATGAGCTTGTAATTGTTGCTCCTCCTGTTCTGGTAAAGAACTATGAAGGGATTGTAGATATACAGCAGCTTGCTGAATTACCTTGGGTAATGCGTGAAGAAGGTTCCGGGACTCGTAAAGCTCTTGAAGCTGGTCTGTCAGAGATTGGGACCAGTATACGCGACCTCAATGTAACTGTCTGGGTAGAATCGACTCAGGCCGTAGTTCAGTGTGTTAAAGCAGGGCTTGGTATCAGTGTTACATCACGTCTTGCTGCACAGTCTTTAATTGATTCAGGTGAACTTGTTCATATTAGCGGCTTACCTTTGAACCTAGAGCGCAGTTTTTATCTTGCGCACCTCAGTGGTAGAGATTTTTTTCCTGCCGTTTGTTATTTTATTGAACACATAAAGAACAGTACTTTCTCTTTTTAA
- the mqnC gene encoding cyclic dehypoxanthinyl futalosine synthase: MTNITQSPAEVLEIGAKVSAGERINFDEAMILLEKADIFDLASLAHQVRMAKHSDMDVTYVVDRNINYSNICACGCKFCAFYVAPGQDGGFVISREELGQKIQETIDLGGTQILMQGGHNPDLPLTFYEDMLRFIKDNYPIHIHAFSPPEIVYFSELEGIPVKEVLRRLIDAGLASIPGGGAEILVDEVRNDIAPNKCSTAKWLNVMETAHNMGIRTTATMMFGHAEQPSDRLKHLFALREVQDRTGGFTAFIPWTFQPDNTNIPNARRLTSVEYLRMLAVSRIVLDNFDNIQVSWVTMGPKIAQLALSYGGNDFGSTMIEENVVKAAGVSFSLSENEIANLIKKAGFTPKQRLMDYTLTEKSNG; this comes from the coding sequence ATGACAAATATTACTCAAAGTCCGGCTGAAGTCCTAGAAATAGGTGCAAAAGTTTCAGCAGGAGAACGCATTAATTTTGATGAAGCAATGATTCTTCTTGAAAAGGCCGACATATTCGATCTGGCAAGTTTAGCTCATCAGGTAAGAATGGCTAAACACTCTGATATGGACGTTACATACGTAGTTGATAGAAATATCAACTACTCAAATATTTGCGCATGCGGCTGTAAGTTTTGTGCATTTTATGTAGCTCCGGGTCAAGATGGCGGTTTCGTCATCAGCAGAGAAGAGCTAGGGCAAAAAATTCAGGAGACAATAGATCTGGGCGGAACGCAAATTCTTATGCAAGGCGGTCACAATCCTGATTTACCGCTTACTTTTTATGAAGACATGCTCAGATTTATTAAAGATAACTATCCAATTCATATTCATGCTTTTTCGCCACCGGAAATTGTATATTTCAGCGAACTAGAAGGAATTCCGGTAAAAGAAGTTTTAAGAAGACTTATTGACGCGGGGCTTGCCTCCATTCCCGGTGGCGGAGCTGAAATACTTGTAGATGAAGTAAGAAACGATATTGCACCAAACAAATGCTCAACGGCTAAATGGCTTAACGTCATGGAAACAGCTCACAACATGGGAATCAGAACGACTGCGACCATGATGTTCGGTCATGCGGAACAGCCTTCAGACAGACTGAAACATCTTTTTGCCCTTCGCGAAGTTCAAGATAGGACAGGTGGATTTACCGCATTCATTCCATGGACATTTCAGCCCGACAATACCAACATTCCAAATGCGCGCAGGCTGACCAGCGTTGAATATTTGCGCATGCTGGCTGTATCACGAATAGTGCTAGATAACTTTGATAATATTCAGGTTTCATGGGTCACAATGGGGCCTAAAATAGCCCAACTTGCACTCTCATACGGCGGTAATGACTTCGGATCAACAATGATTGAAGAAAATGTTGTTAAAGCTGCTGGAGTAAGTTTCAGCTTATCTGAAAATGAAATAGCTAACCTAATCAAAAAAGCAGGCTTTACTCCAAAGCAAAGGCTGATGGATTATACTCTTACAGAGAAAAGTAATGGTTGA
- the rpsD gene encoding 30S ribosomal protein S4: protein MARYTKAKCRLCRREGEKLFIKGDRCFTDKCSYERRPYAPGIAGRMRKKMSDYAIQLREKQKVRRMYGILEGQFRGYFKRADSMKGVTGANLLIILESRLDNTIYRLGFANSRNQARQLVRHGIFNKNGRRVDVPSMQVKPGDVIEVREESRKIPVILEAQEVIARRGCPEWLQSDGAAFKGEVKAMPTREDIQFPINEQLIVELYSK, encoded by the coding sequence TTGGCCAGATATACAAAAGCAAAATGCAGACTCTGCCGTAGAGAGGGCGAAAAGCTCTTCATCAAAGGCGACCGCTGCTTTACTGATAAGTGTTCATATGAACGTCGTCCCTATGCGCCTGGTATTGCTGGACGCATGAGAAAGAAAATGAGTGACTATGCTATTCAGCTTCGTGAGAAGCAGAAAGTACGTCGCATGTACGGTATCCTTGAAGGTCAGTTCCGCGGTTATTTTAAACGCGCTGATTCTATGAAGGGTGTAACCGGTGCGAACCTTCTCATTATTCTTGAAAGTCGCCTTGACAACACCATTTACCGTTTAGGATTTGCCAACTCTCGCAATCAGGCTCGCCAGCTTGTTAGACACGGTATCTTCAACAAAAATGGAAGACGTGTAGACGTTCCTTCCATGCAGGTAAAACCTGGTGATGTTATTGAAGTTCGTGAAGAATCCCGTAAAATTCCGGTAATTCTCGAAGCTCAAGAAGTCATCGCTCGTCGTGGATGCCCTGAATGGCTCCAGTCTGACGGTGCTGCCTTTAAAGGCGAAGTAAAAGCGATGCCGACTAGGGAAGACATACAGTTCCCTATCAACGAACAGCTGATTGTCGAGCTGTACTCCAAATAA
- a CDS encoding DNA-directed RNA polymerase subunit alpha: MLIQDGDKLINTRNWAELVKPEQLVRDSKSNELYGKFICEPLERGFGTTIGNSLRRVLLSSMQGAAVVAVKIEGVQHEFTTIEGVMEDVTEVVLNIKQIRFAMTTDEPQFLTLSVNKQGVVTAADIQENQNVKVLNPEQTIATLSEKMVLDMTFEIRMGKGYVPADMHEGLVNEIGHIQLDSSFSPIRKVAYSVEQARVGQMTNYDKLVLEVFTDGSVTPEDAVAYSAKILKEQLSVFINFDEMGSEQEESKECDLDLNPNLFKSIDELELSVRATNCLKAANIRIVGELVQRTEQAMLKTKNFGRKSLDEIRRVLDSMELKFGMPLEDFDKKHQEWLKRKEKNEA; the protein is encoded by the coding sequence ATGCTTATTCAAGACGGTGACAAACTCATCAACACACGCAACTGGGCCGAGCTTGTCAAGCCGGAACAGCTTGTGCGCGATTCCAAGTCCAACGAGCTTTATGGCAAGTTCATTTGTGAACCCTTGGAGCGTGGATTTGGCACAACCATAGGCAATTCCCTTCGTCGGGTACTTTTGTCTTCTATGCAGGGTGCAGCTGTGGTTGCTGTTAAGATCGAAGGCGTACAGCACGAATTCACCACCATTGAAGGTGTGATGGAAGATGTCACTGAAGTCGTGCTGAACATCAAACAGATTAGATTCGCAATGACAACTGATGAACCTCAGTTTCTTACCTTATCGGTAAATAAGCAGGGTGTCGTCACCGCAGCTGATATTCAGGAAAACCAGAACGTCAAAGTCCTCAATCCTGAGCAGACTATTGCGACTCTCTCTGAAAAGATGGTACTCGATATGACTTTCGAGATCCGTATGGGCAAGGGATATGTTCCTGCTGATATGCATGAGGGTCTTGTTAACGAAATAGGTCATATTCAATTAGACTCAAGCTTTTCTCCGATCCGTAAGGTAGCTTACAGTGTAGAGCAGGCTCGTGTCGGTCAAATGACCAACTATGACAAGCTCGTTCTTGAAGTCTTTACCGATGGTTCTGTCACTCCTGAAGATGCTGTCGCTTATAGCGCCAAAATTCTTAAGGAACAGCTTTCTGTTTTCATTAATTTTGATGAAATGGGCTCTGAACAAGAAGAGTCTAAAGAATGTGACCTCGACCTGAACCCGAATCTATTCAAAAGTATCGATGAACTTGAATTGTCCGTTCGCGCGACTAACTGCCTCAAGGCTGCTAACATTCGTATTGTTGGTGAACTTGTACAGCGCACTGAACAGGCCATGCTTAAGACTAAGAACTTCGGACGTAAGTCTTTAGATGAAATCCGCAGAGTTCTTGACAGTATGGAACTTAAGTTCGGGATGCCCTTAGAGGATTTCGACAAAAAGCATCAGGAATGGCTGAAGAGGAAAGAGAAAAATGAGGCATAA
- the rpsM gene encoding 30S ribosomal protein S13 has translation MARIAGVDLPKNKRLDIALTYIFGVGRTTALKILDTVGVDWMLKTDDLSGEQVNDIRKELEDNYKVEGDLRRNQVADIKRLMDIGSYRGLRHRRGLPVRGQSSKTNARTRKGPRRSVMSRKK, from the coding sequence GTGGCTCGTATCGCTGGAGTAGACCTTCCGAAAAATAAGCGTTTGGATATTGCATTGACTTACATTTTTGGTGTAGGTCGCACTACTGCACTCAAGATTCTTGACACCGTAGGTGTTGACTGGATGTTGAAAACTGATGACCTTAGCGGTGAACAGGTAAACGACATTCGTAAAGAACTTGAAGATAACTATAAAGTTGAAGGTGACCTCCGTCGTAATCAAGTTGCTGATATTAAGCGCTTGATGGACATTGGTAGTTACCGTGGACTCCGCCATCGTCGCGGACTGCCCGTACGCGGACAGAGTTCCAAAACCAACGCAAGGACTCGTAAAGGTCCCCGTCGCTCAGTAATGAGTAGGAAGAAATAG
- the rpmJ gene encoding 50S ribosomal protein L36, which translates to MKVRPSVKKICPKCKVIRRKGVLRVICENPRHKQRQG; encoded by the coding sequence ATGAAAGTAAGACCATCTGTTAAGAAGATTTGTCCCAAATGCAAAGTAATCAGACGCAAAGGTGTTCTTCGGGTGATATGTGAAAACCCAAGACACAAACAGCGTCAAGGATAG
- the rpmD gene encoding 50S ribosomal protein L30, whose protein sequence is MLKVKLIRSKIGCNPKQRKTLVAMGLRKIRQERSFEDSLVIRGMINKVSHLVEVSES, encoded by the coding sequence ATGCTTAAAGTTAAACTTATTCGCAGCAAGATTGGTTGCAATCCTAAACAGCGCAAGACTCTTGTCGCTATGGGACTGCGTAAGATCAGACAAGAAAGAAGCTTTGAAGATAGTCTCGTTATTCGAGGTATGATCAATAAAGTTTCTCACCTTGTGGAGGTATCAGAATCATGA
- the mqnE gene encoding aminofutalosine synthase MqnE, which translates to MISKKYFDNVGLGSILEKVLDGERLSIEDGHTLYNCTDITALGALASIARRKLHGNKAFYVLNRHINYTNICINGCKFCAYARQRGEEGSFHLSKSEILEKLRNAPVSPREIHVVGGCHPDIPLSFFEETFAEVKKEFPKATLKCFTVVEIANFANIEKTTTLEILKRLQAVGVEMLTGGGAEIFAPETRNKICPKKIDAETWLKIHGEAHSLGFSTNCTMLYGHVESIADRLDHLDRLRKQQDISGGYNCFIPLPFLTENSKLKIENPLTGLDELKTIAISRLMLDNIPHIKAYWVMLTVKQAQAALHYGADDFDGTVVEEIIGHMAGASSDQAITRKDLEEMIIGCGFVPVERDAAFNKIS; encoded by the coding sequence ATGATTTCAAAAAAATATTTCGACAACGTCGGACTTGGTTCCATTCTGGAAAAAGTTCTGGACGGGGAAAGACTCTCTATCGAAGACGGTCATACCCTATATAATTGCACTGACATCACTGCGCTGGGCGCACTGGCATCAATAGCAAGACGCAAATTGCACGGGAACAAAGCTTTTTATGTTTTAAACCGTCATATCAACTATACCAATATTTGTATTAACGGTTGTAAATTTTGTGCATATGCCCGCCAACGTGGCGAGGAAGGATCATTTCATTTATCAAAGAGTGAAATCTTAGAAAAATTGCGCAATGCTCCCGTTTCGCCACGTGAAATTCATGTGGTCGGCGGTTGCCATCCGGATATTCCTCTTTCTTTTTTTGAAGAAACCTTCGCAGAGGTTAAAAAAGAATTTCCCAAAGCAACGTTGAAATGCTTTACAGTTGTTGAAATTGCAAACTTCGCAAACATTGAAAAAACTACGACACTTGAAATTCTAAAAAGATTACAAGCTGTCGGAGTTGAAATGCTGACAGGTGGAGGAGCTGAAATATTCGCACCTGAAACGCGCAACAAAATATGTCCTAAAAAAATCGATGCCGAAACATGGCTTAAAATTCATGGCGAAGCTCATTCACTTGGATTCTCCACCAACTGTACAATGCTTTACGGGCATGTCGAATCAATTGCCGACCGCCTTGATCATTTGGATAGGCTACGTAAACAGCAAGATATTTCAGGAGGGTATAATTGCTTCATCCCTCTTCCATTCCTCACAGAGAACAGCAAGCTTAAAATAGAAAACCCGCTGACTGGTTTAGACGAACTGAAAACTATCGCCATAAGCAGACTTATGCTGGACAACATTCCACACATAAAAGCCTATTGGGTAATGCTCACTGTAAAACAAGCTCAGGCTGCTCTTCACTATGGAGCAGATGATTTTGACGGAACAGTTGTGGAAGAAATAATCGGGCATATGGCAGGAGCATCATCTGATCAGGCTATCACCAGAAAAGATCTGGAAGAGATGATTATCGGTTGCGGATTTGTTCCGGTTGAACGCGATGCTGCTTTTAATAAAATTTCCTGA
- the map gene encoding type I methionyl aminopeptidase, whose product MKKFRGIYLKNDKEIGLLREANRFVSLILDMLGESVKSGISTMDLEDLAAKACEDFGVDPAFKGYHGFPFVLCCSVNEEIVHGFPSKERILKDGDIISIDMGVVYKGFVGDSARTFAVGSIPESTQKLLDVTYESLMKGIEQARPGNNLYDISRVVQEHAESNGFGVVRRFVGHGIGRNMHEKPEVPNFVPVGLPGVALKTGMVIAIEPMVTVGSYEVEILSDNWTAVTKDRKLSAHFEHSIAITSDGPMILSLS is encoded by the coding sequence TTGAAGAAATTCAGAGGGATATACCTCAAAAATGACAAAGAGATTGGCCTCCTTCGTGAGGCCAATCGTTTTGTTTCTTTGATACTAGATATGCTTGGTGAATCAGTTAAATCTGGTATTAGCACTATGGACCTTGAGGATCTTGCAGCTAAAGCTTGTGAAGATTTTGGTGTTGATCCTGCCTTTAAGGGCTACCATGGATTTCCATTTGTTTTATGCTGCTCTGTGAATGAAGAAATAGTTCATGGGTTTCCATCAAAAGAACGTATTTTGAAAGATGGGGATATCATCAGCATTGACATGGGAGTTGTTTATAAAGGTTTTGTTGGTGATTCCGCCCGTACATTTGCTGTTGGTTCAATCCCTGAAAGTACCCAAAAGCTGCTTGATGTAACTTATGAATCTTTAATGAAGGGAATCGAACAAGCTAGACCGGGTAATAATCTTTATGATATTTCAAGGGTAGTTCAAGAACACGCAGAATCCAATGGATTTGGAGTAGTTCGCAGATTTGTCGGCCACGGTATTGGTCGTAATATGCATGAGAAACCCGAAGTTCCGAATTTTGTCCCTGTCGGTTTACCGGGAGTGGCTCTTAAAACGGGAATGGTTATAGCCATCGAACCGATGGTTACAGTTGGTTCATATGAGGTAGAAATTCTATCTGATAATTGGACTGCAGTTACCAAAGACAGGAAGCTGTCTGCCCATTTTGAACACTCAATTGCCATAACATCTGATGGCCCAATGATATTGAGCCTATCTTAA
- the rplQ gene encoding 50S ribosomal protein L17, translated as MRHNKSGRKFNRTGSHRKAMFRNMVRSLLTYEHMRTTEPKAKELRSFAEKLITLALRDDLHSRRLAYKTLENHSLVQKLFDEIGPRFVGGGGGYTRIIKLAEPRKGDCAPMVIIELTKRAEAPVAAATETPAEETPAKETQEA; from the coding sequence ATGAGGCATAATAAGTCCGGAAGAAAGTTCAACAGAACCGGTTCACATAGAAAAGCCATGTTCCGTAACATGGTCCGTTCACTGTTGACTTATGAACATATGCGTACCACAGAGCCAAAAGCGAAAGAACTGAGAAGTTTTGCTGAAAAGCTGATTACTCTCGCTCTTCGCGACGACCTACACTCAAGACGTCTTGCTTACAAGACTCTCGAGAACCATAGTCTCGTTCAAAAGCTCTTTGATGAAATCGGTCCCCGCTTTGTAGGCGGAGGCGGTGGTTACACTCGTATTATCAAACTCGCTGAACCACGTAAGGGCGATTGCGCTCCTATGGTGATCATCGAACTTACAAAACGTGCTGAAGCTCCTGTAGCTGCGGCGACTGAGACTCCTGCAGAGGAAACTCCTGCAAAAGAAACTCAGGAAGCATAA
- the secY gene encoding preprotein translocase subunit SecY, translating into MATAGVDNLSRLPELKKKILWTFFLLAVYRAGIHIPVPGVDSAALADFFESVSNTLFGLFDMFSGGGLRNLSIFALGIMPYISASIIIQLLNVVSPDLKRLSQEGAQGRKKITQYTRYATVLITVVQGFGIAMGLESMVSPTGAPVVLYAGWSFRLITILTLTAGTVFLMWLGEQMTDRGIGNGISMIIFAGIVAGLPAAIFNTVRLMKAGEITLFLLIFILAFMIAILAFIVFMERGQRRIPIHYAKRMMGRKMMGGQTTHLPLRINTAGVIPPIFASSILLFPTTLASFSNIEWLSEMSAHFRSDSILYNVVFVALIIFFCYFYTAIIFDPKGIAENIQKQGGFIPGIRPGTKTREYIDRVLARITLWGSLYVAAICVIPMLLIAQFNVPFYFGGTALLIVVGVAMDFMGKIESYLISRQYDGLMGKGSKIKGR; encoded by the coding sequence GTGGCAACTGCTGGAGTTGACAATCTTTCCCGACTGCCGGAACTAAAGAAAAAAATCCTTTGGACGTTTTTTCTTCTGGCTGTCTACCGGGCCGGGATTCACATCCCGGTTCCCGGTGTTGACAGTGCAGCATTAGCCGATTTTTTTGAGAGTGTTTCTAATACTCTCTTCGGCTTATTTGATATGTTTTCCGGTGGCGGGTTGCGTAATCTGTCTATATTCGCGTTAGGCATCATGCCTTATATCTCCGCGTCTATTATCATCCAACTTCTTAATGTAGTAAGTCCAGACCTCAAAAGACTTAGTCAGGAAGGGGCTCAGGGACGCAAGAAGATTACTCAGTATACCAGGTATGCTACTGTATTAATTACAGTCGTACAGGGATTCGGTATCGCTATGGGACTCGAAAGTATGGTTAGTCCTACTGGCGCACCGGTTGTTCTCTATGCTGGATGGTCCTTCCGCCTAATTACCATTCTCACTTTAACTGCTGGAACTGTTTTCTTGATGTGGCTCGGTGAACAAATGACCGATCGCGGAATTGGAAACGGAATTTCAATGATCATTTTCGCTGGTATCGTAGCAGGCCTTCCGGCAGCTATTTTTAATACCGTAAGATTAATGAAAGCTGGAGAGATTACTCTTTTCCTGCTTATTTTTATTTTAGCTTTTATGATCGCTATTCTTGCTTTTATCGTGTTTATGGAAAGAGGTCAGCGTCGAATACCTATTCATTACGCTAAACGTATGATGGGACGTAAAATGATGGGTGGGCAGACTACACATTTGCCTCTTAGAATTAATACCGCAGGTGTTATTCCTCCGATTTTTGCTTCCAGTATTCTACTCTTTCCTACTACTTTGGCAAGCTTCTCTAATATTGAGTGGTTGTCAGAGATGTCTGCGCATTTTAGATCGGATTCTATCCTCTACAATGTAGTATTTGTAGCTCTGATTATCTTTTTCTGCTATTTTTATACAGCGATCATTTTTGATCCTAAAGGAATTGCAGAGAATATTCAAAAGCAGGGTGGTTTTATCCCTGGTATCCGTCCCGGCACTAAAACTCGTGAATACATTGACCGAGTTCTTGCAAGAATTACCCTATGGGGTTCCTTGTATGTAGCTGCCATTTGTGTAATTCCTATGTTGTTAATCGCGCAGTTCAACGTTCCTTTCTATTTTGGAGGAACTGCACTGTTGATCGTAGTAGGTGTAGCCATGGACTTCATGGGCAAGATTGAATCCTACTTGATTTCCCGTCAATATGACGGACTCATGGGTAAAGGAAGCAAGATTAAGGGCAGGTAG
- a CDS encoding menaquinone biosynthesis protein yields the protein MVDEIKVGRISYLNVLPIYYPLESKIIENNFKFFYGPPAQLNKLMAEGLLHISSTSSIEYLRHAEQYKLIPDIAIGSCGPVQSVLLISRKPIKDLKGCKILVSAQTHTSAALLKVLLTEYIPIYPEYETGNAAELIESGERPEAILTIGDEALNLRHHKDYSYKLDLGEAWRKWTGLPFIFGVWVVRKDVADNPAVKDAVRTLIKGKEWGQANISRMSELTAEKSVLALPEVSSYYEGLVYNLKETETEGLKVFAKYLKKTGQISKIPDLNFIQI from the coding sequence ATGGTTGATGAAATTAAAGTAGGCAGAATCTCATATTTAAATGTTCTGCCGATATATTACCCACTGGAATCTAAAATCATAGAAAATAACTTTAAATTTTTCTATGGCCCTCCTGCTCAACTGAATAAGTTGATGGCTGAGGGATTGCTTCATATTTCATCAACATCTTCAATTGAATACCTGCGCCACGCAGAACAGTATAAACTAATCCCTGACATTGCTATCGGCAGCTGTGGACCAGTTCAGTCTGTTTTACTAATCAGCCGCAAGCCGATTAAGGATCTTAAAGGATGTAAAATTCTTGTCAGTGCACAGACACATACTTCAGCAGCCTTACTCAAAGTTTTACTAACTGAGTATATTCCTATTTATCCAGAATATGAAACAGGAAATGCTGCAGAATTGATTGAATCAGGAGAAAGACCGGAAGCTATTCTGACAATTGGTGATGAAGCTTTGAATCTGCGCCATCACAAAGATTATTCATATAAATTGGACCTAGGTGAAGCATGGAGAAAGTGGACAGGCCTCCCCTTTATCTTTGGAGTATGGGTCGTACGTAAAGATGTAGCTGACAACCCTGCTGTTAAAGATGCTGTTCGCACTTTAATAAAAGGTAAGGAATGGGGACAGGCTAATATTAGCCGCATGTCAGAGCTTACTGCGGAAAAAAGCGTTCTTGCACTGCCTGAAGTGAGTTCTTATTATGAAGGATTAGTATACAACCTGAAAGAAACTGAAACTGAAGGGCTCAAGGTCTTTGCAAAATATTTAAAAAAGACAGGGCAAATATCAAAAATTCCTGATCTTAATTTTATTCAAATATAA
- the rplO gene encoding 50S ribosomal protein L15 has protein sequence MRLHELYPFPEERKNRKRIGRGGGSGTGGTSGKGHKGQNARSGGGVPAWFEGGQMPLARRLPKRGFKNPFREEYVALNIGAILGAFEGKTEISLQDIYDRGLCKKNALVKVLGMGEISTAVTIEAHRFSASATEKITKAGGTATALEG, from the coding sequence ATGAGGCTGCATGAATTATATCCGTTCCCTGAGGAACGCAAAAATCGCAAACGCATAGGTCGCGGTGGTGGATCTGGAACTGGGGGAACCTCAGGAAAAGGTCACAAAGGTCAGAACGCACGTTCTGGCGGTGGTGTCCCTGCCTGGTTCGAAGGTGGACAGATGCCTCTAGCTCGCCGTTTGCCTAAACGTGGTTTCAAGAATCCTTTCCGTGAAGAGTATGTTGCTCTGAACATTGGAGCAATTCTTGGAGCATTTGAAGGCAAGACTGAAATCTCACTTCAGGATATTTATGATCGTGGTCTTTGTAAAAAGAATGCTCTCGTAAAAGTTCTTGGAATGGGCGAAATCAGTACAGCTGTTACCATTGAAGCTCATCGCTTCAGTGCGTCTGCAACTGAAAAAATCACCAAGGCCGGCGGAACGGCCACAGCTCTGGAAGGATAA
- the rpsK gene encoding 30S ribosomal protein S11, whose protein sequence is MARPRRSGKKKEKKNVPVGIAHVKATFNNTIITFTDLKGNVISWATSGASGFKGSRKSTPFAAQIAAETAARKAQDQGMRTVGIFVKGPGSGREAAMRAIGNIGMKVNFIRDITPIPHNGCRPPKRRRV, encoded by the coding sequence ATGGCTAGACCTCGCCGTTCCGGCAAGAAAAAAGAAAAAAAGAATGTTCCCGTGGGCATCGCCCACGTTAAAGCGACATTCAATAATACTATAATTACCTTCACTGATTTAAAAGGTAACGTTATCAGTTGGGCTACTTCTGGTGCTTCTGGTTTTAAGGGATCTAGAAAATCTACTCCCTTCGCTGCTCAGATTGCAGCAGAAACCGCCGCTAGAAAAGCTCAAGACCAGGGTATGCGTACCGTGGGAATCTTTGTAAAAGGCCCCGGTTCCGGTCGTGAGGCTGCTATGCGCGCCATCGGTAACATCGGTATGAAGGTCAACTTCATTCGCGATATCACGCCCATACCGCACAACGGCTGTCGTCCGCCGAAGCGCCGCAGGGTCTAA